A single window of Callithrix jacchus isolate 240 chromosome 6, calJac240_pri, whole genome shotgun sequence DNA harbors:
- the ZEB2 gene encoding zinc finger E-box-binding homeobox 2 isoform X3, whose translation MGEVCMDFTVVNYDNVVDTGSETDEEDKLHIAEDDGIANPLDQETSPPSVPNHESSPHVSQALLPREEEEDEIREGGVEHPWHNEILQAPVDGPEEMKEDYDTMGPEATIQTTINNGTVKNANCTSDFEEYFAKRKLEERDGHAVSIEEYLQRSDTAIIYPEAPEELSRLGTPEANGQEENDLPPGTPDAFAQLLTCPYCDRGYKRLTSLKEHIKYRHEKNEENFSCPLCSYTFAYRTQLERHMVTHKPGTDQHQMLTQGAGNRKFKCTECGKAFKYKHHLKEHLRIHSGEKPYECPNCKKRFSHSGSYSSHISSKKCIGLISVNGRMRNNIKTGSSPNSVSSSPTNSAITQLRNKLENGKPLSMSEQTGLLKIKTEPLDFNDYKVLMATHGFSGTSPFMNGGLGATSPLGVHPSAQSPMQHLGVGMEAPLLGFPTMNSNLSEVQKVLQIVDNTVSRQKMDCKAEEISKLKGYHMKDPCSQPEEQGVTSPNIPPVGLPVVSHNGATKSIIDYTLEKVNEAKACLQSLTTDSRRQISNIKKEKLRTLIDLVTDDKMIENHNISTPFSCQFCKESFPGPIPLHQHERYLCKMNEEIKAVLQPHENIVPNKAGVFVDNKALLLSSVLSEKGMTSPINPYKDHMSVLKAYYAMNMEPNSDELLKISIAVGLPQEFVKEWFEQRKVYQYSNSRSPSLERSSKPLAPNSNPPTKDSLLPRSPVKPMDSITSPSIAELHNSVTNCDPPLRLTKPSHFTNIKPVEKLDHSRSNTPSPLNLSSTSSKNSHSSSYTPNSFSSEELQAEPLDLSLPKQMKEPKSIIATKNKTKASSISLDHNSVSSSSENSDEPLNLTFIKKEFSNSNNLDNKSTNPVFGMNPFSAKPLYTALPPQSAFPPATFMPPVQTSIPGLRPYPGLDQMSFLPHMAYTYPTGAATFADMQQRRKYQRKQGFQGELLDGAQDYMSGLDDMTDSDSCLSRKKIKKTESGMYACDLCDKTFQKSSSLLRHKYEHTGKRPHQCQICKKAFKHKHHLIEHSRLHSGEKPYQCDKCGKRFSHSGSYSQHMNHRYSYCKREAEEREAAEREAREKGHLEPTELLMNRAYLQSITPQGYSDSEERESMPRDGESEKEHEKEGEDGYGKLGRQDGDEEFEEEEEESENKSMDTDPETIRDEEETGDHSMDDSSEDGKMETKSDHEEDNMEDGM comes from the exons TGAAGAATGCAAATTGCACATCAGACTTTGAGGAATACTTTGCCAAAAGAAAACTGGAGGAACGCGATGGTCATGCAGTCAGCATCGAGGAGTACCTTCAGCGCAGTGACACAGCCATTATTTACCCAGAAGCCCCTGAGGAGCTGTCTCGCCTTGGCACGCCAGAGGCCAATGGGCAAGAAGAAAATG ACCTGCCACCTGGAACTCCAGATGCTTTTGCCCAACTGCTGACCTGCCCCTACTGCGACCGGGGCTACAAGCGCTTGACATCACTGAAGGAGCACATCAAGTACCGCCatgagaagaatgaagagaaCTTTTCCTGCCCTCTCTGTAGCTACACGTTTGCCTACCGCACCCAGCTCGAGCGGCATATGGTGACGCACAAGCCAGGGACAGATCAG CACCAAATGCTAACCCAAGGAGCAGGTAATCGCAAGTTCAAATGCACAGAGTGTGGCAAGGCCTTCAAATATAAACACCATCTGAAAGAACACCTGCGAATTCACAGTG GTGAAAAACCTTATGAGTGCCCCAACTGCAAGAAACGTTTCTCCCATTCTGGTTCCTACAGTTCGCACATCAGCAGCAAGAAATGTATTGGTTTAATCTCTGTAAATGGCCGAATGAGAAACAATATCAAGACGGGTTCTTCCCctaattctgtttcttcttctcctaCTAATTCAGCCATTACCCAGTTAAGAAACAAGTTGGAGAATGGAAAACCACTTAGTATGTCTGAACAGACAGgtttacttaaaattaaaacagaaccACTAGACTTCAATGACTATAAAGTTCTTATGGCCACACACGGGTTTAGTGGCACTAGTCCCTTTATGAATGGTGGGCTTGGAGCCACCAGCCCTTTAGGAGTTCATCCATCTGCTCAAAGTCCAATGCAGCACTTAGGTGTAGGGATGGAAGCCCCTTTACTTGGATTTCCCACCATGAATAGTAATTTAAGTGAGGTACAAAAGGTTCTACAGATTGTGGACAATACTGTTTCCAGGCAAAAAATGGACTGCAAGGCTGAAGAAATTTCAAAGTTGAAAGGTTATCACATGAAGGATCCATGCTCTCAACCTGAGGAACAAGGAGTAACTTCTCCTAATATTCCACCTGTCGGTCTTCCGGTAGTGAGTCATAATGGTGCCACTAAAAGTATTATTGACTATACGTTAGAAAAAGTCAATGAAGCCAAAGCTTGCCTCCAGAGCTTGACTACTGACTCAAGGAGACAGATCAGTAATATAAAGAAAGAGAAGCTACGTACTTTAATAGATTTGGTCACCGATGACAAAATGATTGAGAACCACAACATATCCACTCCATTTTCATgccaattctgtaaagaaagtttTCCTGGCCCCATCCCTTTGCATCAGCATGAACGCTACCTTTGTAAGATGAATGAAGAGATCAAGGCGGTCCTGCAGCCTCATGAAAACATAGTCCCCAACAAAGCCGGAGTTTTTGTTGATAATAAAGCCCTCCTCTTGTCATCTGTACTTTCTGAGAAAGGAATGACAAGCCCCATCAACCCATACAAGGACCACATGTCTGTACTCAAAGCGTACTATGCTATGAACATGGAGCCCAACTCCGATGAACTGCTGAAAATTTCCATTGCTGTGGGCCTTCCTCAGGAATTTGTGAAGGAATGGTTTGAGCAACGAAAAGTCTACCAGTACTCAAATTCCAGGTCTCCATCCCTGGAAAGAAGCTCCAAGCCATTAGCTCCCAACAGTAACCCTCCCACAAAAGACTCTTTATTACCCAGGTCTCCCGTAAAACCCATGGACTCCATAACATCACCATCTATAGCAGAACTCCACAACAGTGTTACGAATTGTGATCCTCCTCTCAGGCTAACAAAACCTTCCCATTTTACCAATATTAAACCAGTTGAAAAATTGGACCACTCCAGGAGTAATACTCCTTCTCCCTTAAATCTTTCCTCCACATCTTCTAAAAACTCCCACAGTAGTTCGTACACTCCAAACAGCTTCTCTTCTGAGGAGCTCCAGGCTGAGCCTTTAGACTTGTCATTaccaaaacaaatgaaagaaccCAAAAGTATTATAGccacaaagaacaaaacaaaagctagTAGCATCAGTTTAGACCATAACAGTGTttcttcctcatctgaaaattcaGATGAGCCTCTGAACTTGACTTTTATCAAGAAGgaattttcaaattcaaataaTCTGGACAACAAAAGCACTAACCCAGTGTTCGGCATGAACCCATTTAGTGCCAAACCTTTATACACAGCTCTTCCACCTCAAAGCGCATTTCCCCCTGCTACGTTCATGCCACCAGTCCAGACCAGTATTCCTGGGCTACGACCATACCCAGGACTGGATCAGATGAGCTTCCTACCACACATGGCCTACACCTACCCAACTGGAGCAGCTACCTTTGCTGATATgcagcaaaggagaaagtacCAGCGGAAACAAGGATTTCAG ggagaattgcttgatggAGCACAAGACTACATGTCAGGCCTCGATGACATGACAGACTCTGACTCCTGTCTGTCTCGCAAGAAGATCAAGAAGACAGAGAGTGGCATGTATGCATGTGACTTATGTGACAAGACATTCCAGAAAAGCAGTTCCCTTCTGCGACATAAATACGAACACACAG GAAAAAGACCACATCAGTGTCAGATTTGTAAGAAAGCGTTTAAACACAAGCACCACCTTATCGAGCACTCAAGGCTTCACTCGGGCGAGAAGCCCTATCAGTGTGATAAATGTGGCAAGCGCTTCTCACACTCGGGCTCCTACTCGCAGCACATGAATCACAGGTATTCCTACTGCAAGCGGGAGGCGGAGGAGCGGGAAGCGGCGGAGCGCGAGGCGCGCGAGAAAGGGCACTTGGAACCCACCGAGCTGCTGATGAACCGGGCTTACTTGCAGAGCATTACCCCTCAGGGGTACTCTGACTCGGAGGAGAGGGAGAGTATGCCGAGGGATGGCGAGAGCGAGAAGGAGCACGAGAAGGAAGGCGAGGATGGCTACGGGAAGCTGGGCAGACAGGATGGCGACGAGGAGTtcgaggaggaagaggaagaaagtgaaaataaaagtatGGATACGGATCCCGAAACGATACGAGATGAAGAAGAGACTGGAGATCACTCCATGGACGATAGTTCGGAGGATGGGAAAATGGAAACCAAATCAGACCACGAGGAAGACAATATGGAAGATGGCATGTAA
- the ZEB2 gene encoding zinc finger E-box-binding homeobox 2 isoform X7, which yields MKEDYDTMGPEATIQTTINNGTVKNANCTSDFEEYFAKRKLEERDGHAVSIEEYLQRSDTAIIYPEAPEELSRLGTPEANGQEENDLPPGTPDAFAQLLTCPYCDRGYKRLTSLKEHIKYRHEKNEENFSCPLCSYTFAYRTQLERHMVTHKPGTDQHQMLTQGAGNRKFKCTECGKAFKYKHHLKEHLRIHSGEKPYECPNCKKRFSHSGSYSSHISSKKCIGLISVNGRMRNNIKTGSSPNSVSSSPTNSAITQLRNKLENGKPLSMSEQTGLLKIKTEPLDFNDYKVLMATHGFSGTSPFMNGGLGATSPLGVHPSAQSPMQHLGVGMEAPLLGFPTMNSNLSEVQKVLQIVDNTVSRQKMDCKAEEISKLKGYHMKDPCSQPEEQGVTSPNIPPVGLPVVSHNGATKSIIDYTLEKVNEAKACLQSLTTDSRRQISNIKKEKLRTLIDLVTDDKMIENHNISTPFSCQFCKESFPGPIPLHQHERYLCKMNEEIKAVLQPHENIVPNKAGVFVDNKALLLSSVLSEKGMTSPINPYKDHMSVLKAYYAMNMEPNSDELLKISIAVGLPQEFVKEWFEQRKVYQYSNSRSPSLERSSKPLAPNSNPPTKDSLLPRSPVKPMDSITSPSIAELHNSVTNCDPPLRLTKPSHFTNIKPVEKLDHSRSNTPSPLNLSSTSSKNSHSSSYTPNSFSSEELQAEPLDLSLPKQMKEPKSIIATKNKTKASSISLDHNSVSSSSENSDEPLNLTFIKKEFSNSNNLDNKSTNPVFGMNPFSAKPLYTALPPQSAFPPATFMPPVQTSIPGLRPYPGLDQMSFLPHMAYTYPTGAATFADMQQRRKYQRKQGFQGELLDGAQDYMSGLDDMTDSDSCLSRKKIKKTESGMYACDLCDKTFQKSSSLLRHKYEHTGKRPHQCQICKKAFKHKHHLIEHSRLHSGEKPYQCDKCGKRFSHSGSYSQHMNHRYSYCKREAEEREAAEREAREKGHLEPTELLMNRAYLQSITPQGYSDSEERESMPRDGESEKEHEKEGEDGYGKLGRQDGDEEFEEEEEESENKSMDTDPETIRDEEETGDHSMDDSSEDGKMETKSDHEEDNMEDGM from the exons TGAAGAATGCAAATTGCACATCAGACTTTGAGGAATACTTTGCCAAAAGAAAACTGGAGGAACGCGATGGTCATGCAGTCAGCATCGAGGAGTACCTTCAGCGCAGTGACACAGCCATTATTTACCCAGAAGCCCCTGAGGAGCTGTCTCGCCTTGGCACGCCAGAGGCCAATGGGCAAGAAGAAAATG ACCTGCCACCTGGAACTCCAGATGCTTTTGCCCAACTGCTGACCTGCCCCTACTGCGACCGGGGCTACAAGCGCTTGACATCACTGAAGGAGCACATCAAGTACCGCCatgagaagaatgaagagaaCTTTTCCTGCCCTCTCTGTAGCTACACGTTTGCCTACCGCACCCAGCTCGAGCGGCATATGGTGACGCACAAGCCAGGGACAGATCAG CACCAAATGCTAACCCAAGGAGCAGGTAATCGCAAGTTCAAATGCACAGAGTGTGGCAAGGCCTTCAAATATAAACACCATCTGAAAGAACACCTGCGAATTCACAGTG GTGAAAAACCTTATGAGTGCCCCAACTGCAAGAAACGTTTCTCCCATTCTGGTTCCTACAGTTCGCACATCAGCAGCAAGAAATGTATTGGTTTAATCTCTGTAAATGGCCGAATGAGAAACAATATCAAGACGGGTTCTTCCCctaattctgtttcttcttctcctaCTAATTCAGCCATTACCCAGTTAAGAAACAAGTTGGAGAATGGAAAACCACTTAGTATGTCTGAACAGACAGgtttacttaaaattaaaacagaaccACTAGACTTCAATGACTATAAAGTTCTTATGGCCACACACGGGTTTAGTGGCACTAGTCCCTTTATGAATGGTGGGCTTGGAGCCACCAGCCCTTTAGGAGTTCATCCATCTGCTCAAAGTCCAATGCAGCACTTAGGTGTAGGGATGGAAGCCCCTTTACTTGGATTTCCCACCATGAATAGTAATTTAAGTGAGGTACAAAAGGTTCTACAGATTGTGGACAATACTGTTTCCAGGCAAAAAATGGACTGCAAGGCTGAAGAAATTTCAAAGTTGAAAGGTTATCACATGAAGGATCCATGCTCTCAACCTGAGGAACAAGGAGTAACTTCTCCTAATATTCCACCTGTCGGTCTTCCGGTAGTGAGTCATAATGGTGCCACTAAAAGTATTATTGACTATACGTTAGAAAAAGTCAATGAAGCCAAAGCTTGCCTCCAGAGCTTGACTACTGACTCAAGGAGACAGATCAGTAATATAAAGAAAGAGAAGCTACGTACTTTAATAGATTTGGTCACCGATGACAAAATGATTGAGAACCACAACATATCCACTCCATTTTCATgccaattctgtaaagaaagtttTCCTGGCCCCATCCCTTTGCATCAGCATGAACGCTACCTTTGTAAGATGAATGAAGAGATCAAGGCGGTCCTGCAGCCTCATGAAAACATAGTCCCCAACAAAGCCGGAGTTTTTGTTGATAATAAAGCCCTCCTCTTGTCATCTGTACTTTCTGAGAAAGGAATGACAAGCCCCATCAACCCATACAAGGACCACATGTCTGTACTCAAAGCGTACTATGCTATGAACATGGAGCCCAACTCCGATGAACTGCTGAAAATTTCCATTGCTGTGGGCCTTCCTCAGGAATTTGTGAAGGAATGGTTTGAGCAACGAAAAGTCTACCAGTACTCAAATTCCAGGTCTCCATCCCTGGAAAGAAGCTCCAAGCCATTAGCTCCCAACAGTAACCCTCCCACAAAAGACTCTTTATTACCCAGGTCTCCCGTAAAACCCATGGACTCCATAACATCACCATCTATAGCAGAACTCCACAACAGTGTTACGAATTGTGATCCTCCTCTCAGGCTAACAAAACCTTCCCATTTTACCAATATTAAACCAGTTGAAAAATTGGACCACTCCAGGAGTAATACTCCTTCTCCCTTAAATCTTTCCTCCACATCTTCTAAAAACTCCCACAGTAGTTCGTACACTCCAAACAGCTTCTCTTCTGAGGAGCTCCAGGCTGAGCCTTTAGACTTGTCATTaccaaaacaaatgaaagaaccCAAAAGTATTATAGccacaaagaacaaaacaaaagctagTAGCATCAGTTTAGACCATAACAGTGTttcttcctcatctgaaaattcaGATGAGCCTCTGAACTTGACTTTTATCAAGAAGgaattttcaaattcaaataaTCTGGACAACAAAAGCACTAACCCAGTGTTCGGCATGAACCCATTTAGTGCCAAACCTTTATACACAGCTCTTCCACCTCAAAGCGCATTTCCCCCTGCTACGTTCATGCCACCAGTCCAGACCAGTATTCCTGGGCTACGACCATACCCAGGACTGGATCAGATGAGCTTCCTACCACACATGGCCTACACCTACCCAACTGGAGCAGCTACCTTTGCTGATATgcagcaaaggagaaagtacCAGCGGAAACAAGGATTTCAG ggagaattgcttgatggAGCACAAGACTACATGTCAGGCCTCGATGACATGACAGACTCTGACTCCTGTCTGTCTCGCAAGAAGATCAAGAAGACAGAGAGTGGCATGTATGCATGTGACTTATGTGACAAGACATTCCAGAAAAGCAGTTCCCTTCTGCGACATAAATACGAACACACAG GAAAAAGACCACATCAGTGTCAGATTTGTAAGAAAGCGTTTAAACACAAGCACCACCTTATCGAGCACTCAAGGCTTCACTCGGGCGAGAAGCCCTATCAGTGTGATAAATGTGGCAAGCGCTTCTCACACTCGGGCTCCTACTCGCAGCACATGAATCACAGGTATTCCTACTGCAAGCGGGAGGCGGAGGAGCGGGAAGCGGCGGAGCGCGAGGCGCGCGAGAAAGGGCACTTGGAACCCACCGAGCTGCTGATGAACCGGGCTTACTTGCAGAGCATTACCCCTCAGGGGTACTCTGACTCGGAGGAGAGGGAGAGTATGCCGAGGGATGGCGAGAGCGAGAAGGAGCACGAGAAGGAAGGCGAGGATGGCTACGGGAAGCTGGGCAGACAGGATGGCGACGAGGAGTtcgaggaggaagaggaagaaagtgaaaataaaagtatGGATACGGATCCCGAAACGATACGAGATGAAGAAGAGACTGGAGATCACTCCATGGACGATAGTTCGGAGGATGGGAAAATGGAAACCAAATCAGACCACGAGGAAGACAATATGGAAGATGGCATGTAA
- the ZEB2 gene encoding zinc finger E-box-binding homeobox 2 isoform X4, whose protein sequence is MKQPIMADGPRCKRRKQANPRRKNVVNYDNVVDTGSETDEEDKLHIAEDDGIANPLDQETSPPSVPNHESSPHVSQALLPREEEEDEIREGGVEHPWHNEILQAPVDGPVKNANCTSDFEEYFAKRKLEERDGHAVSIEEYLQRSDTAIIYPEAPEELSRLGTPEANGQEENDLPPGTPDAFAQLLTCPYCDRGYKRLTSLKEHIKYRHEKNEENFSCPLCSYTFAYRTQLERHMVTHKPGTDQHQMLTQGAGNRKFKCTECGKAFKYKHHLKEHLRIHSGEKPYECPNCKKRFSHSGSYSSHISSKKCIGLISVNGRMRNNIKTGSSPNSVSSSPTNSAITQLRNKLENGKPLSMSEQTGLLKIKTEPLDFNDYKVLMATHGFSGTSPFMNGGLGATSPLGVHPSAQSPMQHLGVGMEAPLLGFPTMNSNLSEVQKVLQIVDNTVSRQKMDCKAEEISKLKGYHMKDPCSQPEEQGVTSPNIPPVGLPVVSHNGATKSIIDYTLEKVNEAKACLQSLTTDSRRQISNIKKEKLRTLIDLVTDDKMIENHNISTPFSCQFCKESFPGPIPLHQHERYLCKMNEEIKAVLQPHENIVPNKAGVFVDNKALLLSSVLSEKGMTSPINPYKDHMSVLKAYYAMNMEPNSDELLKISIAVGLPQEFVKEWFEQRKVYQYSNSRSPSLERSSKPLAPNSNPPTKDSLLPRSPVKPMDSITSPSIAELHNSVTNCDPPLRLTKPSHFTNIKPVEKLDHSRSNTPSPLNLSSTSSKNSHSSSYTPNSFSSEELQAEPLDLSLPKQMKEPKSIIATKNKTKASSISLDHNSVSSSSENSDEPLNLTFIKKEFSNSNNLDNKSTNPVFGMNPFSAKPLYTALPPQSAFPPATFMPPVQTSIPGLRPYPGLDQMSFLPHMAYTYPTGAATFADMQQRRKYQRKQGFQGELLDGAQDYMSGLDDMTDSDSCLSRKKIKKTESGMYACDLCDKTFQKSSSLLRHKYEHTGKRPHQCQICKKAFKHKHHLIEHSRLHSGEKPYQCDKCGKRFSHSGSYSQHMNHRYSYCKREAEEREAAEREAREKGHLEPTELLMNRAYLQSITPQGYSDSEERESMPRDGESEKEHEKEGEDGYGKLGRQDGDEEFEEEEEESENKSMDTDPETIRDEEETGDHSMDDSSEDGKMETKSDHEEDNMEDGM, encoded by the exons TGAAGAATGCAAATTGCACATCAGACTTTGAGGAATACTTTGCCAAAAGAAAACTGGAGGAACGCGATGGTCATGCAGTCAGCATCGAGGAGTACCTTCAGCGCAGTGACACAGCCATTATTTACCCAGAAGCCCCTGAGGAGCTGTCTCGCCTTGGCACGCCAGAGGCCAATGGGCAAGAAGAAAATG ACCTGCCACCTGGAACTCCAGATGCTTTTGCCCAACTGCTGACCTGCCCCTACTGCGACCGGGGCTACAAGCGCTTGACATCACTGAAGGAGCACATCAAGTACCGCCatgagaagaatgaagagaaCTTTTCCTGCCCTCTCTGTAGCTACACGTTTGCCTACCGCACCCAGCTCGAGCGGCATATGGTGACGCACAAGCCAGGGACAGATCAG CACCAAATGCTAACCCAAGGAGCAGGTAATCGCAAGTTCAAATGCACAGAGTGTGGCAAGGCCTTCAAATATAAACACCATCTGAAAGAACACCTGCGAATTCACAGTG GTGAAAAACCTTATGAGTGCCCCAACTGCAAGAAACGTTTCTCCCATTCTGGTTCCTACAGTTCGCACATCAGCAGCAAGAAATGTATTGGTTTAATCTCTGTAAATGGCCGAATGAGAAACAATATCAAGACGGGTTCTTCCCctaattctgtttcttcttctcctaCTAATTCAGCCATTACCCAGTTAAGAAACAAGTTGGAGAATGGAAAACCACTTAGTATGTCTGAACAGACAGgtttacttaaaattaaaacagaaccACTAGACTTCAATGACTATAAAGTTCTTATGGCCACACACGGGTTTAGTGGCACTAGTCCCTTTATGAATGGTGGGCTTGGAGCCACCAGCCCTTTAGGAGTTCATCCATCTGCTCAAAGTCCAATGCAGCACTTAGGTGTAGGGATGGAAGCCCCTTTACTTGGATTTCCCACCATGAATAGTAATTTAAGTGAGGTACAAAAGGTTCTACAGATTGTGGACAATACTGTTTCCAGGCAAAAAATGGACTGCAAGGCTGAAGAAATTTCAAAGTTGAAAGGTTATCACATGAAGGATCCATGCTCTCAACCTGAGGAACAAGGAGTAACTTCTCCTAATATTCCACCTGTCGGTCTTCCGGTAGTGAGTCATAATGGTGCCACTAAAAGTATTATTGACTATACGTTAGAAAAAGTCAATGAAGCCAAAGCTTGCCTCCAGAGCTTGACTACTGACTCAAGGAGACAGATCAGTAATATAAAGAAAGAGAAGCTACGTACTTTAATAGATTTGGTCACCGATGACAAAATGATTGAGAACCACAACATATCCACTCCATTTTCATgccaattctgtaaagaaagtttTCCTGGCCCCATCCCTTTGCATCAGCATGAACGCTACCTTTGTAAGATGAATGAAGAGATCAAGGCGGTCCTGCAGCCTCATGAAAACATAGTCCCCAACAAAGCCGGAGTTTTTGTTGATAATAAAGCCCTCCTCTTGTCATCTGTACTTTCTGAGAAAGGAATGACAAGCCCCATCAACCCATACAAGGACCACATGTCTGTACTCAAAGCGTACTATGCTATGAACATGGAGCCCAACTCCGATGAACTGCTGAAAATTTCCATTGCTGTGGGCCTTCCTCAGGAATTTGTGAAGGAATGGTTTGAGCAACGAAAAGTCTACCAGTACTCAAATTCCAGGTCTCCATCCCTGGAAAGAAGCTCCAAGCCATTAGCTCCCAACAGTAACCCTCCCACAAAAGACTCTTTATTACCCAGGTCTCCCGTAAAACCCATGGACTCCATAACATCACCATCTATAGCAGAACTCCACAACAGTGTTACGAATTGTGATCCTCCTCTCAGGCTAACAAAACCTTCCCATTTTACCAATATTAAACCAGTTGAAAAATTGGACCACTCCAGGAGTAATACTCCTTCTCCCTTAAATCTTTCCTCCACATCTTCTAAAAACTCCCACAGTAGTTCGTACACTCCAAACAGCTTCTCTTCTGAGGAGCTCCAGGCTGAGCCTTTAGACTTGTCATTaccaaaacaaatgaaagaaccCAAAAGTATTATAGccacaaagaacaaaacaaaagctagTAGCATCAGTTTAGACCATAACAGTGTttcttcctcatctgaaaattcaGATGAGCCTCTGAACTTGACTTTTATCAAGAAGgaattttcaaattcaaataaTCTGGACAACAAAAGCACTAACCCAGTGTTCGGCATGAACCCATTTAGTGCCAAACCTTTATACACAGCTCTTCCACCTCAAAGCGCATTTCCCCCTGCTACGTTCATGCCACCAGTCCAGACCAGTATTCCTGGGCTACGACCATACCCAGGACTGGATCAGATGAGCTTCCTACCACACATGGCCTACACCTACCCAACTGGAGCAGCTACCTTTGCTGATATgcagcaaaggagaaagtacCAGCGGAAACAAGGATTTCAG ggagaattgcttgatggAGCACAAGACTACATGTCAGGCCTCGATGACATGACAGACTCTGACTCCTGTCTGTCTCGCAAGAAGATCAAGAAGACAGAGAGTGGCATGTATGCATGTGACTTATGTGACAAGACATTCCAGAAAAGCAGTTCCCTTCTGCGACATAAATACGAACACACAG GAAAAAGACCACATCAGTGTCAGATTTGTAAGAAAGCGTTTAAACACAAGCACCACCTTATCGAGCACTCAAGGCTTCACTCGGGCGAGAAGCCCTATCAGTGTGATAAATGTGGCAAGCGCTTCTCACACTCGGGCTCCTACTCGCAGCACATGAATCACAGGTATTCCTACTGCAAGCGGGAGGCGGAGGAGCGGGAAGCGGCGGAGCGCGAGGCGCGCGAGAAAGGGCACTTGGAACCCACCGAGCTGCTGATGAACCGGGCTTACTTGCAGAGCATTACCCCTCAGGGGTACTCTGACTCGGAGGAGAGGGAGAGTATGCCGAGGGATGGCGAGAGCGAGAAGGAGCACGAGAAGGAAGGCGAGGATGGCTACGGGAAGCTGGGCAGACAGGATGGCGACGAGGAGTtcgaggaggaagaggaagaaagtgaaaataaaagtatGGATACGGATCCCGAAACGATACGAGATGAAGAAGAGACTGGAGATCACTCCATGGACGATAGTTCGGAGGATGGGAAAATGGAAACCAAATCAGACCACGAGGAAGACAATATGGAAGATGGCATGTAA